The nucleotide sequence ACGCCCCGGATACGCGCGATCTCCGGGCGCGACACCGGCTGCAGATAGGCCACGATCGCCAGGCACTCGGCTTGCGCCTGGGTCAACGGCGGTGTCCGCGGCTGCGCGAACAGCCGCTGCGCCGCGGGCTCGGCCATTGGCTTGGTGGCGAGCGCGAAGCCGCCGGCGAGGCGCCGCAGCGAAAGCCCGTGGCCGCCGGCCTCGAGCGCCCGGCCGAGCTCTTCGAGCGCCGCGAGCACCTCGGCTTCGGTGGCTTCGCAGGCTTCCGCGATCGCCTCCGCGGAGAGCGGGTCCGGCGATAGGAACAAAAGCGCCTCGACTTGCGCCGCGAGCTCGGAGATCCTCATGCGTCCTGCCCCGCACTCCGCAAACGCCGCACCGTGATCGGACCGAACGGCTGCTCTTGCTCCCACACCGCTTCGCCGGATTTGTAGAGCTCGAGCAGAGCGAACAGCGTGACTGCCTCCGTCAACCGGTCGGCGCCCCGCACCGCCTCGTCGAACGAGAACACGGAGCGAGTGCGCAACAGCTCGCGCAGGTGCCGAAGCCGCTCGGTAACAGGCACCACCGGCCGTCGCACGTGGGAGATGTCGATCGGCGGCGGGGTGCGCAAAAGCTGGCCGATCGCGCGCGCCAAGAGCTCCGGGTCGTAGACGGGGGTCGCCGTCTCGAGCGCTACCCGGCGCAGCTCCAGGGGCAGCGGCGCGGACCGGAAACGGAAGCCTGCCTGCTGCTCGAGCCGAGCGCGCAGCCACTCGCCCGCTTTGCGGTAGCGGGCGTAGGTGAGCATGCGAGCGAACAGTTCTTCAGCAGCTTCTTCGGCGGTCAGCTGCTCCTCTTCGCCGTCCTCCTCGGCGACCGGCAACAGCAGTCGCGACTTGAGCTCTAAGAGGGCGGCGATCAGCACCAGGAACTCGGTGATCGACTCGAGATCGAGCTGCTCGGCCCGCTCTAAGTGATCGACGTAGGCGACCACGACGTCGGCCAGGTCGACGTCGCGTAGGTCGAGCTCCTCGCGCAGGACGAGCGCGAGCAGTAGGTCGAAGGGACCCTCGAACGCCTCGAGCTCGAGGTCGAAGGCGGCGAGCTGCATCCCGGCGAGCCTAGACCGGCTGGCGGACCGGAGCGCCGACACCCATCGCCGCGCGCACGTCGGCGAGCGTCTCGGCAGCGATCGCCCGCGCCCGCTCGGCGCCCTCGGCGAGCGTGCGCTCGAGCGCCGCTTCGTCGCCGCGCAGCTCGCGGTAGCGCTGCCGCACGGGAGCCAGGAACTCGACGATCGCCTCGGCAACGGCTTGCTTGAACTCGGCGTACCCACGCCCCTCGAACTCGCGTTCAACTTGCTCGGGTTCGACGCCGCGCGCCACCGCCATGATCTCGATCAGGTTCGAGATTCCCGGCTTGTCAGGGCGGCGCACGATCTCCCGACCCGGGTCGGTGACCGCGCTGCGCACTTTGCGGCGGATCTCGTCGGGCTCCTCGTCGATGAAGATCACGCCGGCGGTCGACTCGGCGGTCGTCGACATCTTGCTGGTCGGGTCTTGGAGGTCCATGATTCGCGCACCGACCGGCGGGATCCGGTGCCGCGGCACCACGAAGACCTCGCCGAAGCGCTGGTTGAAGCGCTCGGCGATGTCGCGGGTGAGCTCCAGGTGCTGGCGCTGGTCGTCACCGACGGGCACCTCCTCGGTGCGGTACGCGAGGATGTCGGCTGCCTGCAGCACCGGGTAGAAGAAGAGCCCGGCGGAGACCAGCTCCCGCTGCCGCTGCGACTTTTCCTTGAACTGCGTCATCCGCGTGAGGTCCCCGTACGCGGTGACCGCCGAGAGCAGCCAGCAGAGCTCGGTGTGCTCGTGCACGTCGGACTGGCGAAAGAGGATCGAGCGGCCCGGGTCCAAGCCGGCCGCCAAGAGCAGCGCCAAGGTGTCGTAGACGGACCGCCGCAGCGCCGCCGGCTCGTGCGGCACGGTGATCGCATGAAGGTCGACGATGCAGTAGATCGCGGGGTTACCGCGCTCCTGACCCTCCACGTACTGGCGGATCGCACCGATGTAGTTGCCGAGGTGCTTGCGCCCGGTCGGCTGGATCCCGCTGAAGATGCGCACGCGCGGCAGTCTACGTCGGCGCCTCGTCCTGTTACCCGCGCTGGGGCTCCTCGAGCGCGGCCCGCTCGACCTTCAGCTGCCCGCCTTCAAGCTGCGCTCGCAACACCTTCTTGTCGAACTTGCCGACGCTGGTCTTAGGGATCTCGGCAACGAACGCGAAGTCGTCGGGTAGCCACCACTTGGCAACGCGGTCGGCGAGGAAGGCCCGCAGCTCGGCGGGCGTCGCCGAGCGCCCCTCCTCCAGCACGACACAGGCCAGTGGCCGCTCGCTCCAGCGCTCGTCAGGTCGGGCGATGACGGCCGCCTCGCGCACCGCGGGATGCGCCATCAAGTGGTTTTCGAGCTCGACCGAGGAGATCCACTCCCCGCCCGACTTGATGACGTCCTTGGCGCGGTCGGTGATGCGGATGAACCCGCGCTCGTCGATCGCCGCGATGTCGCCCGTGCGCAGCCAGCCGTCGTCGAATTTTTCACGCCCCGACGGGTCCTCGAAGTAGTCGCGCGCGATCCAGGGCCCCCGCACCTCCAGTTCGCCGACTGCGCGCCCGTCCCAAGGCAGCTCGTTGCCGTCGTCGTCGACGATGCGGGCTTCCACCAGTGGCACGATCCGACCTTGGGTGGCGCGCAGCCGCCAGTGTTCTTCGTCGGAGAGTCCGGCCGGCGGCCGCGCCACCGAGCCGAGCGGGCTCATCTCGGTCATCCCCCACGCTTGGATCACGCGTACGCCGTGGCGCTCCTGGAACGCCTGCATCAGCGACAACGGAACGGCCGCCCCGCCACAGATCACCATCCGCAAGCTCGAGAGGTCGGGGCGCCGTTCGTCGGCGTAACGCAAGACGTCCATCCAGATCGTCGGTACCCCAGCCGTTACGGTCACCCGCTCGGACTCGATCAGGCGTGCGAGCGGCTCGGCCTGGAGGTGACGGTCCGGGAAGACGAGATCGGCTCCGACCAGGGCGCAGGTGTAGGGGATGCCCCACGCGTTGACGTGGAACATCGGCACCACCGGCAGCACGCGGTCGTCGCTGGAGTAACCCATCGCTTCGCCGACGGCGCTGCCGAGGGCGTGTAGCAGGGTCGAGCGGTGCGAGTAGAGAACACCCTTGGGGTTGCCGGTCGTACCGCTCGTGTAGCAGAGTCCACAAGCGCTGCGCTCGTCGAGCCGCGGCCAGGCGAAGCCCGGTTGCTCGGCCGCTAGCAGCTGCTCGTAGTCGAGCACCTCACCCGGCAGCTCAACGTCGTCGCCGCTGGCCCCCATCACCACGTAACGCTCGACCCTCTCGAAGCGCTCGGCGACCGGCGCGAGCAACGGCACCAGCGAGGCGTCAACGAAGATCAGGCGGTCGCGGGCGTGGTTGACGATGTAAACGAGCTGCTCTGGGAACAAGCGGATGTTCAGCGTGTGCAGCACCGCGCCCATGCACGGCACGGCCATGTAGAGCTCGAAGTGGCGGGCGTTGTTCCAGGCGAAAGTTGCGACGCGATCGCCCTCGCCCACACCGAGCTTGCGCAGCGCTGACGCCAACCGTTCGACCCGCTCCACCGTCTGCGCGAACGTCTGTCGCTGAAGACCGGCGCCGTCGAAGGTCGCCACCTCCGAGTCGCCATAGACGCGCTCCATCCGCCGCAGCGCGTGGTCGAGCGTCAATGGAAAGTCGTTTTGCGTGAGTCCCTCGAGCACTCGCTACTCCTCCCTCTGGGGCAAACAAGACGGTGTGCGGTCGAACCTACCGGAGCCGACGCCGCGAGCTAGTGCGCGCGGATCGCTCGCCCCTCGTCTTGCTCAGGTGAGGAGCAGACGCACCTGGGGTCGACGCGCCGCCGAAGCCTCGTCGAGGCGCCGCACCGGCGTCGTGTAGGGCGCGTTGCGGGCGATCTCGGGGTCCTGCTCGGCCTCGGCAAGGATCGCCTCGAGGGCTTCTACGAAGTGGTCGAGGCGCTCGACCGGCTCGGTCTCCGTCGGCTCGATCATCAACGCCTCCTCGACGAGCAGCGGGAAGTAGACGGTCGGCGGATGCACCTCCCAGTCGAGCAGGCGCTTCGCGATGTCGAGGGCGCGAATGCCGAGCTGCTCGCGCGCCTCGCGCGCCGACAGCACGAACTCGTGCATGCACGTGCGGTCGAAGCCCGGACGCAGGTAGCGGCCGGCCCTGCCCTGCGCGAGGCGGGCGCGCAGGTAGTTGGCGTTCAGGACCGCCAACTCCGAGACCTCGCGGAGTCCCTCCGGACCCAGCGCCCGAATGTAGGCGTAAGCGCGCACGAACGTCGAGAAGTTGCCTTGGAAGCCGCGGAGCCGACCGATCGAGCGGGGACGGTCGTAATCGAGCCGATAAGCGAAACCGTCGCCGCGCCGTTCCCGCACCACCACCGGCTTCGGCAGAAACGGCTCGAGATGGTCGGC is from Thermoleophilum album and encodes:
- a CDS encoding segregation and condensation protein A, with protein sequence MQLAAFDLELEAFEGPFDLLLALVLREELDLRDVDLADVVVAYVDHLERAEQLDLESITEFLVLIAALLELKSRLLLPVAEEDGEEEQLTAEEAAEELFARMLTYARYRKAGEWLRARLEQQAGFRFRSAPLPLELRRVALETATPVYDPELLARAIGQLLRTPPPIDISHVRRPVVPVTERLRHLRELLRTRSVFSFDEAVRGADRLTEAVTLFALLELYKSGEAVWEQEQPFGPITVRRLRSAGQDA
- the scpB gene encoding SMC-Scp complex subunit ScpB yields the protein MRISELAAQVEALLFLSPDPLSAEAIAEACEATEAEVLAALEELGRALEAGGHGLSLRRLAGGFALATKPMAEPAAQRLFAQPRTPPLTQAQAECLAIVAYLQPVSRPEIARIRGVASDSAVATLVERGLVEEAGRSRFGAVLYRTTPLFERLFGLEAIDRLPDPHRFDPTPEEQGELRERLLRAGEQRTGG
- a CDS encoding long-chain fatty acid--CoA ligase, with the translated sequence MLEGLTQNDFPLTLDHALRRMERVYGDSEVATFDGAGLQRQTFAQTVERVERLASALRKLGVGEGDRVATFAWNNARHFELYMAVPCMGAVLHTLNIRLFPEQLVYIVNHARDRLIFVDASLVPLLAPVAERFERVERYVVMGASGDDVELPGEVLDYEQLLAAEQPGFAWPRLDERSACGLCYTSGTTGNPKGVLYSHRSTLLHALGSAVGEAMGYSSDDRVLPVVPMFHVNAWGIPYTCALVGADLVFPDRHLQAEPLARLIESERVTVTAGVPTIWMDVLRYADERRPDLSSLRMVICGGAAVPLSLMQAFQERHGVRVIQAWGMTEMSPLGSVARPPAGLSDEEHWRLRATQGRIVPLVEARIVDDDGNELPWDGRAVGELEVRGPWIARDYFEDPSGREKFDDGWLRTGDIAAIDERGFIRITDRAKDVIKSGGEWISSVELENHLMAHPAVREAAVIARPDERWSERPLACVVLEEGRSATPAELRAFLADRVAKWWLPDDFAFVAEIPKTSVGKFDKKVLRAQLEGGQLKVERAALEEPQRG
- the trpS gene encoding tryptophan--tRNA ligase, which codes for MRIFSGIQPTGRKHLGNYIGAIRQYVEGQERGNPAIYCIVDLHAITVPHEPAALRRSVYDTLALLLAAGLDPGRSILFRQSDVHEHTELCWLLSAVTAYGDLTRMTQFKEKSQRQRELVSAGLFFYPVLQAADILAYRTEEVPVGDDQRQHLELTRDIAERFNQRFGEVFVVPRHRIPPVGARIMDLQDPTSKMSTTAESTAGVIFIDEEPDEIRRKVRSAVTDPGREIVRRPDKPGISNLIEIMAVARGVEPEQVEREFEGRGYAEFKQAVAEAIVEFLAPVRQRYRELRGDEAALERTLAEGAERARAIAAETLADVRAAMGVGAPVRQPV